Proteins from one Corticium candelabrum chromosome 4, ooCorCand1.1, whole genome shotgun sequence genomic window:
- the LOC134178471 gene encoding uncharacterized protein LOC134178471 — translation MAKVQHNDSDVPESTNIPTSLYAIIHKSCDSRDIASEQLVFDEEQLYRLCKDQTKTSVQTCSKTNRKRILFAELMNEYDIVGLCGQCSLIAEYLLQRNKISQNLFESLQNDANKLPFGLYFCTSKSEYPALCILWNPNDTTEFESKALVLLRILCQQTSAIWVFDNTNIETLKAVATTKTEVKRSKTVMKQDVFNKLVGSNTSFELKGEPRTDNTGYQVTSSSTKCCLLSETVGVKVENKKTEKPETSDCFQNSGHFTKIATQMEKFLVEFNDVCVSTLFAKNLIQERLNISSKLQQKLEAAEEFLLWQCPTAEFMFRKQAALSLLTAGTSTTLTENSPDQDDSQSFFCRICDSMGDTSKCSKCSETGVSTNKNFREEWNRLFKQKQEAKDLKHADALMKSLSECISFLTVVEATMHKAAEKQKRGKMNSKEFEKDFFKLFEELTRTSDKPQPCQNSSSKRWTFNPSVLWNKAWYKNGHGTEERIESSQIKSNALETYTTPRSHFLCSFAFWRDFEIDRLILTSFDSNPGCATFSLSGHVVVSSQPLLKLRDSTSAYQLNRHVYANEVLFCFVDSRGYVCVISQNPISLNKAILIFSILKPTPRTPSIHHLESSLPCIQHAAYISDVLHLIAMVSPSIENTDKPSLVSIQVLSNEKGSGDFFQFSAARRSASKEMVKIRSVQFIPRLRFLSILYEDSLVHIWKVDSLELRFRVTFLQTFDCLSYSPDGCHFLLAKATDREQLNISVYRMCTLPGDRQVDETCRLSSINVRTSLDSLANCYFLATAVAKSEIRISFVSVKATVILHCNFPLDPRKIDTNLVKDNECKIRRAPLEAFQTALQECLRVFPIQTPCDSNDLNFGEELVVIRRDDEDWSDLEISLKKWLGSQIISNIKMQGKSAKKLTFLKNVLVKSMKSLNNHKCLKMFNFGNWIIKLICLLPVQIVRANESHVLPINSGVKVMTVERLSTKKENRRVLPRSNLCDGMDFGPIESVIEHYGGRVKVISNIGRTSTGKSYLGNHLFGSLFEVAPRKCTNGIWMSCRSLTCHCSICTNIPEDHRAATLLVAFDVEGFDSIDRVLRGDTLLSQLVFSLSSTILLNTREKALDRGIQRMLKNFASGVSETFTADLDKCEEHPGLQYGNFIHGDKALFAGTFVPLLKDIQRNEIEALNCQIHDEMIETKNRTPHLNVLFKETATAMLQPLQTLEYYRGVSDLFFEFVQPSLCIFQNGAWFLHYLRAVVRQLMTNENRSLQDYFIETTKMHVTDAIEDALVRGRFSSFAGDIEIPDDYRISTKPFIVDITLQNQKKYIQAGRWKGNTVFVCYGFCNFVTNVYPDGQELALERDGSKLPLSQVQALEGELIKRFATTDEFKLMESDDSYVLGDTYNGPKTFLSQMFDLFRRENKRNEYNERTGWQPSFFEFVLSVVERRCNRVKLWFEELAQDLRLEKQASDKIIPPAIQHRYRHFSESFCMCGAVCGRENCQFTCLLPYTHATGKRDCHDCLNEVHVCQKGCMYDCKEEENGPLAKCTKGAGHDGISGDSEHKCSSKNHKCLHNCRFCQNGCTERCNETAGHEGAHDCGNQHMCSNKCSVLFCPAECTRQIDHQHSLCLCNESRCNYQCEMPGCFNFCREVHGHVSEKSSPHLCGQTHECPALCQHVGVCKRINRSDQTLLLFAHVSDTSHETVEASEEYSIQIPQVAKCSKLINVSRFSHEEQHCCRENHSCREKCPLCHKLCTKSVSSTGIHAGRHGIENGHGLMLYSYLASMNKDDTLQGRDRVTKYSTSDYLYRETCADVCLLNNVGGRGHCHVCNIHDDWSLNSLRYRPFEMKLNPDDGYRKGLFPHTEFWKIMKFDDPCRNEEFDLCPARCKTCVEIKNCTRKLWHDDGVEHNQSSACLNEACSVSTNGHHFECNHIPKFHIVFVFDTSGSMRASDWRPSSDIDICIHKTCQNRFGAVLLSALEMLQSRQWITNRCQVTMITFSVVGHAFFKRKSLEEAIKTFADILKNGIKSSLFQEMVTQFMLHTGVFSRNSKDITLSGYTSFVEGLKEANSAIEENLKDDETPVIAFFSDGHNNACKNNDIKTQIEKLGNLSCQPPRMYLIYSEREAAEVFSMMKEWFEKKFIGQSSSCKVECFPCTQEWKELKDQFMKIAEDCAQRQFVVVKTEDYNQQLDWLRIQEQSDTAKLQSRPARLVLSSAVYFKLLVFFRPIWSKFANQISYRQHILERQETSVLLYGNSHDCLNEIMKDLALPHGFQVYEIEFGGHSGTEQRDEIIRAFQRGRDAASGSRVLLLFSQLDLAFHSWDSGSADTGEPEFLLQLELLKLKPPENVDLCVCCTSSNPWAISNQVLRSFSLLVEVSHPTEKEISKIVNSCFSSAIQENRDLVQQRLNGCTLSSIYKCLKSIGSNVDGFLQDDSSLEKVEENIPAQLVPDHIRDRIQTKQQALRYFDGKRRLSEMSHDPPHCGVLVESDIFQYYSGKLPLEQRLWALIGEQQYKTIERYCMTNSSAEKVSCVLIVGANDALNHWISSFIAHKVAGWYTWIAANTLKLCYLQKILFQRLLDTTTNSVVIYTESLDEASKYNLTFLNSLAKKLVKRKKRLHIIVSASADGERKAKQSTQELQWWLDATIKNDVFLPLGAAARNRQRLHLLLDINYSNWSNISNEHVSWIAAETKERSFQEAVDVLRKAFDRTLVDYIDCTHVQAVALTKFDESNPPMNGHYFIASTSDALCAVPLTDKISTQAEFKLSPRRLTVEDVALVLKLPTRFCPEKLGNTERVPIEENEKRILKISCDYAVVSVEIQKDSLENACINDSCKPVHEEFAVTDSDSEAASMQTLDVGEPRAALQKISELHNMVSKASEDDSENTDNLPKDFFEMTAFFCSPGQLDPPCIFTNGEYKLGPVFYFGEIRKALLSECFRASITLPSGFSLFDSDVCLWHSKTKEYQIPKWKKVQLCRCTDANKRTTFYPKGPPVTLSNDNMSFATKKLSGFWAWTKCQSPLSCTISYDYVACLYATQCPKKGTGWKFRVYVLPKEQLQILDNLETGRIHAGYRVDGPREIRRNLQQFRVLSNVSNGWRVANDMMDIVPEYSGRPRSCSKALEYRIDRIPDTHEETFSVSFKLMGTENDVVTSLYVQQSFPRKASSCGMVEEVNVFTELATSATRTSSKEGNVASSVDLKTLRSLANVLGFSETEIATISEVASEANKGVTKWASELIKRWKDAARERGITGDSRKQHLINALLSDEVSRQDLADMLL, via the exons ATGGCAAAAGTGCAGCACAATG ATTCAGATGTGCCAGAGTCAACGAACATTCCAACTAGCCTGTATGCAATAATTCACAAATCTTGCGACTCTCGTGATATCGCGTCCGAACAATTGGTATTTGATGAGGAACAGCTTTACAGGTTGTGCAAAGATCAAACAAAAACATCCGTGCAGACTTGTTCAAAAACTAACAGAAAGAGAATTCTCTTCGCAGAGCTGATGAATGAGTACGACATTGTTGGATTGTGCGGTCAATGCTCACTTATCGCTGAGTATTTactgcaaagaaacaaaatttCCCAAAACCTCTTTGAATCTTTACAAAATGATGCTAACAAGCTACCATTTGGTTTGTACTTTTGTACTTCAAAAAGTGAATATCCTGCTTTATGCATTCTTTGGAATCCAAATGACACCACTGAGTTTGAGTCAAAAGCATTAGTTTTGCTTAGAATATTGTGTCAACAAACTTCTGCGATTTGGGTATTTGACAATACTAATATTGAAACCCTGAAGGCTGTTGCAACTACAAAGACTGAAGTGAAACGTTCAAAAACTGTGATGAAACAAG ATGTCTTTAACAAATTGGTTGGTAGTAACACTTCGTTTGAGCTCAAAGGTGAGCCTAGAACCGACAATACTGGCTACCAAGTCACCTCTAGCAGTACCAAATGCTGTTTACTTTCGGAGACGGTTGGTGTAAAAGTCGAAAACAAGAAGACTGAAAAACCAGAAACGTCAGACTGCTTTCAAAACAGTGGCCATTTTACCAAAATAGCTACGCAGATGGAAAAGTTTTTAGTAGAATTTAATGACGTTTGTGTTTCAACGCTATTTGCCAAAAATTTGATTCAAGAGAGGCTAAACATAAGCTCCAAGTTGCAGCAGAAATTAGAAGCAGCTGAAGAATTTCTGCTTTGGCAATGTCCAACGGCAGAATTTATGTTTAGAAAGCAAGCAGCTCTTTCTCTCTTAACTGCTGGGACAAGCACAACCTTGACGGAAAACTCGCCCGACCAGGACGATTCCCAGTCGTTCTTTTGTAGAATTTGTGATAGTATGGGCGATACATCGAAATGTAGCAAATGCAGTGAAACGGGTGTTTCAACTAACAAAAATTTCAGAGAAGAATGGAATCGCTTGTTTAAACAGAAACAGGAAGCCAAAGACTTAAAACATGCTGATGCCCTTATGAAATCTTTGAGCGAATGCATTTCATTTCTGACAGTTGTAGAAGCTACTATGCACAAAGCTGCTGAAAAACAAAAAAGGGGGAAGATGAACTCtaaagaatttgaaaaagatttttttaaattgtttGAAGAACTCACACGAACAAGCGATAAACCACAACCCTGTCAGAACTCGTCCAGCAAACGTTGGACATTTAACCCGTCTGTCCTTTGGAATAAAGCATGGTACAAAAATGGACATGGTACGGAAGAACGTATTGAAAGCAGCCAAATCAAATCAAATGCTCTAGAGACATACACTACACCTAGATCTCATTTTCTGTGCAGCTTCGCTTTTTGGAGAGACTTTGAGATAGATAGACTGATATTGACGAGTTTCGATAGTAACCCAGGATGTGcaacattttctttgtctggtCACGTTGTCGTTAGTTCACAACCTTTACTTAAGTTACGTGACAGCACTTCTGCTTACCAGCTAAATCGTCATGTTTATGCGAATGAAGTTCTTTTTTGTTTCGTCGATTCTCGTGGTTATGTTTGCGTCATATCCCAGAATCCAATTAGTTTGAATAAGGCTATTTTGATCTTTTCAATTTTGAAACCAACGCCGCGCACTCCTTCTATACATCATCTTGAAAGTAGCTTGCCATGCATTCAACACGCTGCGTATATCTCTGATGTGCTACATCTCATAGCCATGGTCTCTCCTTCAATAGAAAACACTGATAAACCTAGTTTGGTTTCAATACAAGTATTGTCCAACGAAAAGGGCAGTGGTGACTTTTTTCAATTTTCGGCAGCTCGAAGGTCAGCTTCTAAAGAAATGGTGAAGATAAGGAGTGTACAGTTTATTCCACGTTTGAGATTTTTAAGCATTTTATATGAAGACTCGTTGGTTCATATCTGGAAAGTTGATTCTCTAGAGCTGCGCTTCAGAGTTACTTTTCTACAGACTTTCGATTGCTTATCTTATTCTCCAGATGGCTGCCATTTTCTGCTGGCCAAAGCTACAGATAGGGAACAACTTAACATTTCAGTGTACCGGATGTGTACACTTCCAGGAGATAGACAAGTAGATGAGACATGTCGTCTGTCATCGATAAATGTGCGCACAAGTTTGGATTCTCTAGCAAATTGTTATTTTCTTGCTACAGCCGTTGCCAAAAGTGAAATTAGAATATCTTTTGTGAGCGTTAAAGCTACTGTTATTCTGCATTGTAACTTCCCACTGGACCCCAGAAAGATTGATACCAACTTGGTCAAAGACAATGAATGCAAAATTAGAAGAGCACCTCTTGAGGCTTTTCAAACTGCCCTTCAAGAGTGTTTACGGGTATTTCCCATTCAGACACCATGTGACTCAAACGATTTAAACTTTGGTGAAGAACTGGTAGTGATACGAAGGGATGACGAAGATTGGTCGGATCTCGAAATTTCTTTGAAGAAATGGCTTGGATCACAAATCATTTCCAATATCAAAATGCAAGGAAAGAGTGCTAAAAAATTAACATTTTTAAAAAATGTTTTAGTGAAGTCAATGAAAAGTTTGAATAACCACAAATGTCTCAAAATGTTCAATTTCGGAAACTGGATAATCAAACTTATTTGTTTGCTACCTGTGCAGATCGTTCGAGCAAATGAAAGTCATGTTTTGCCAATTAACAGTGGGGTCAAGGTCATGACTGTGGAAAGATTGTCCACAAAAAAGGAAAACCGACGTGTTTTACCTCGATCAAACCTTTGTGATGGTATGGACTTTGGTCCAATCGAGTCAGTAATAGAACACTACGGAGGTCGTGTCAAGGTGATTTCAAACATCGGTCGCACTTCGACGGGCAAAAGTTATCTTGGAAATCATCTTTTTGGATCACTCTTTGAAGTAGCGCCTAGAAAATGTACGAACGGTATTTGGATGTCTTGTCGTTCTTTGACGTGTCATTGTAGCATATGCACGAACATTCCAGAAGATCATCGTGCTGCTACCCTCCTAGTTGCATTTGATGTAGAAGGTTTTGACTCAATAGACCGTGTACTCAGGGGTGACACGCTCTTGTCTCAGTTAGTATTTTCTCTTAGTTCAACAATCTTGTTGAATACGAGAGAAAAGGCATTGGACAGAGGCATTCAAAGAATGCTGAAAAATTTTGCATCTGGAGTCTCTGAAACTTTCACAGCCGACTTGGACAAATGTGAAGAGCATCCTGGTTTGCAATACGGAAACTTTATCCATGGCGACAAAGCTCTATTTGCAGGAACTTTTGTGCCATTGTTAAAGGATATACAAAGAAATGAGATCGAAGCTTTGAATTGTCAGATTCACGATGAAATGATTGAAACTAAAAACAGAACTCCCCACCTCAACGTTTTATTTAAGGAAACAGCTACTGCAATGTTACAACCGTTGCAAACCCTAGAATACTATAGAGGCGTTAGCgatctgttttttgagtttgtCCAGCCGTCTTTGTGCATTTTTCAGAATGGGGCATGGTTTTTGCACTATCTTAGAGCTGTAGTACGGCAACTGATGACTAATGAGAACAGGTCTCTTCaagattattttattgaaacaacaaaaatgcacGTGACTGACGCCATTGAAGATGCTTTGGTGAGAGGCAGGTTCTCTTCGTTTGCTGGTGACATAGAGATACCAGATGACTATAGAATTAGCACAAAGCCATTTATTGTAGATATTACTCTCCAAAACCAGAAGAAATATATTCAGGCTGGTCGTTGGAAGGGTAatactgtgtttgtttgttacgGGTTTTGCAACTTTGTAACAAACGTGTATCCAGATGGGCAGGAACTTGCTCTTGAAAGGGACGGTTCGAAGCTGCCTCTGTCACAAGTTCAAGCATTAGAAGGAGAGCTTATTAAAAGGTTTGCCACTACTGACGAATTCAAGTTGATGGAAAGTGATGACTCTTATGTATTAGGAGATACTTACAATGGACCAAAAACTTTCTTGTCGCAAATGTTCGACTTGTTTCGAAGAGAGAACAAGAGAAATGAATACAATGAGAGAACTGGGTGGCAGCCGAGCTTTTTCGAATTTGTTTTAAGTGTTGTAGAACGGCGCTGTAATAGAGTCAAGTTGTGGTTTGAAGAATTGGCTCAAGACCTACGTCTTGAAAAACAAGCTAGTGATAAGATTATACCACCCGCGATCCAACATCGCTATAGGCATTTTAGTGAATCGTTTTGCATGTGCGGTGCAGTGTGCGGTAGAGAAAATTGTCAATTTACCTGCTTACTGCCTTACACACATGCTACAGGCAAAAGAGACTGTCACGACTGCTTAAACGAGGTTCACGTATGCCAGAAAGGGTGTATGTATGATTGTAAAGAGGAAGAAAACGGTCCACTGGCCAAATGCACAAAGGGAGCAGGTCACGACGGTATTTCTGGAGATTCTGAACACAAATGCAGCTCGAAAAATCACAAGTGCTTGCATAATTGTCGTTTTTGTCAGAATGGTTGCACAGAAAGATGTAACGAAACGGCAGGACACGAAGGAGCTCATGACTGTGGAAATCAGCACATGTGCTCAAACAAATGTAGTGTACTATTTTGTCCCGCTGAATGTACTCGGCAGATTGACCACCAGCACAGCTTGTGCCTTTGCAACGAGTCTCGTTGCAACTATCAATGTGAAATGCCTGGTTGCTTTAATTTCTGCAGAGAGGTTCATGGACATGTCTCCGAAAAGTCTAGTCCACATCTTTGCGGACAAACTCACGAATGCCCTGCTCTCTGTCAACATGTAGGTGTTTGCAAACGAATCAACCGATCTGATCAGACCTTGCTATTGTTTGCTCATGTTAGCGATACATCACATGAAACAGTTGAAGCTTCAGAAGAATATTCTATACAAATTCCTCAAGTAGCCAAGTGCAGTAAATTGATTAACGTTTCTCGTTTCAGTCATGAGGAACAACACTGTTGCAGAGAAAACCATTCTTGTCGAGAAAAATGTCCGTTATGTCATAAACTTTGTACTAAATCTGTAAGCAGCACGGGTATTCATGCAGGAAGGCATGGTATTGAAAATGGTCATGGCTTGATGCTCTATTCATATCTGGCTAGCATGAATAAAGATGACACTCTTCAAGGTAGAGACAGAGTGACCAAATACAGTACTTCGGACTACTTGTACAGAGAAACTTGCGCTGACGTCTGTTTGCTCAACAATGTCGGAGGAAGAGGGCATTGTCATGTTTGTAACATACATGACGATTGGAGTTTGAATTCTTTGCGATATCGCCCTTTCGAAATGAAATTGAATCCTGATGATGGATACCGAAAAGGTTTATTTCCTCACACTGAATTTTGGAAAATTATGAAGTTTGACGATCCTTGCCGCAACGAAGAGTTCGATCTTTGTCCTGCTCGTTGCAAAACCTGTGTTGAAATTAAGAATTGCACAAGAAAGCTTTGGCACGATGATGGAGTCGAGCACAACCAGTCTAGCGCTTGTTTAAATGAAGCTTGTTCTGTGTCTACCAATGGGCATCATTTCGAATGCAATCATATTCCCAAATTTCatattgtatttgtttttgaTACTTCGGGATCAATGAGGGCATCCGACTGGCGGCCTTCTTCAGATATTGATATTTGTATCCATAAAACTTGCCAAAATCGATTTGGAGCCGTTCTGTTGTCTGCATTAGAGATGCTTCAATCTCGTCAATGGATAACAAACAGATGTCAAGTGACTATGATAACGTTTTCAGTGGTAGGCCATGCATTTTTTAAGCGAAAATCTTTAGAAGAAGCTATCAAAACGTTTGCCGACATTTTAAAAAACGGAATTAAGTCATCATTATTTCAAGAAATGGTAACCCAATTTATGCTGCATACAGGCGTATTTTCTAGAAACAGCAAAGATATCACTTTATCTGGATACACATCGTTCGTAGAAGGTCTGAAGGAGGCCAACTCTGCTATTGAGGAAAACTTGAAAGACGACGAAACTCCAGTTATTGCATTTTTCTCTGATGGACACAACAATGCCTGCAAGAATAATGATATCAAAACGCAAATAGAAAAGCTAGGAAATTTGAGTTGCCAACCTCCTAGAATGTATTTGATTTACAGCGAAAGGGAAGCTGCTGAAGTATTTAGCATGATGAAAGAATGGTTTGAGAAGAAATTCATTGGACAGAGTTCTTCTTGCAAAGTAGAATGCTTTCCGTGTACTCAAGAATGGAAAGAATTAAAAGATCAGTTTATGAAAATAGCAGAAGATTGCGCACAAAggcagtttgttgttgtgaaaaCTGAAGACTACAATCAGCAATTAGACTGGCTTCGTATTCAGGAGCAATCTGATACAGCGAAGTTACAATCACGGCCAGCCCGTTTGGTTTTGTCTAGTGCTGTCTACTTCAAACTTCTAGTCTTTTTTAGACCAATCTGGTCTAAATTTGCAAACCAAATCTCATACAGACAGCACATCTTGGAACGACAAGAAACATCAGTTTTACTGTACGGGAATTCTCACGATTGTCTGAATGAGATTATGAAAGACTTAGCGTTGCCTCATGGTTTTCAAGTGTATGAAATAGAGTTTGGTGGACATTCTGGCACTGAACAGCGGGATGAAATTATTAGAGCTTTTCAAAGAGGTCGAGACGCAGCTTCTGGTTCTCGTGTGTTACTTCTGTTTAGTCAATTAGATTTAGCTTTTCACAGTTGGGATAGTGGCAGTGCTGACACTGGCGAACCAGAATTTCTTCTGCAGTTGGAGCTTCTCAAACTCAAACCTCCCGAAAACGTGGATTTGTGCGTTTGCTGCACATCTTCAAATCCATGGGCCATTAGTAATCAGGTTTTACGCAGTTTTAGTTTGCTTGTTGAAGTCTCTCATCCAACAGAAAAAGAAATCAGCAAAATTGTCAACAGCTGCTTTTCTTCTGCGATTCAGGAAAACAGAGATCTCGTTCAGCAAAGACTAAATGGTTGTACTCTAAGCAGCATTTACAAATGTTTGAAATCTATTGGCAGCAATGTCGATGGCTTCTTGCAGGACGACAGTTCGTTAGAAAAAGTAGAAGAAAATATTCCTGCACAGTTAGTTCCTGATCATATTCGTGATCGAATTCAAACTAAACAACAAGCACTCCGCTATTTTGATGGTAAAAGGAGACTTTCAGAAATGAGCCATGATCCGCCACATTGCGGAGTACTAGTTGAATCGGACATATTTCAGTACTACTCGGGTAAACTTCCTCTTGAACAGAGGTTATGGGCACTCATCGGTGAGCAGCAGTATAAAACAATAGAAAGGTATTGTATGACAAACAGCTCAGCTGAAAAAGTCAGCTGTGTTCTAATTGTCGGCGCTAACGATGCATTGAATCATTGGATCTCTTCTTTTATTGCTCACAAAGTAGCGGGATGGTACACTTGGATTGCAGCAAATACTTTGAAATTATGCTATTTACAGAAAATTTTATTTCAACGGCTGCTTGATACCAcaacaaattctgttgttatCTACACAGAGAGTTTGGATGAGGCGTCCAAATATAACTTGACTTTTTTGAATTCATTAGCAAAGAAATTGGTGAAACGTAAGAAACGCTTACATATTATTGTCAGCGCAAGCGCAGATGGAGAAAGGAAAGCGAAACAGTCAACTCAGGAATTGCAATGGTGGCTAGATGCCACAATCAAAAATGATGTTTTCCTGCCACTAGGAGCAGCAGCACGTAATCGTCAGCGTTTGCACCTACTCCTTGATATAAACTATTCTAATTGGAGCAATATCAGTAATGAACACGTGTCTTGGATTGCTGCAGAAACTAAAGAAAGAAGCTTTCAAGAAGCTGTGGATGTACTGAGAAAGGCTTTTGATCGTACACTAGTAGACTACATCGACTGTACGCATGTGCAAGCAGTTGCTCTTACTAAGTTTGATGAATCAAATCCACCGATGAACGGtcattattttattgcatcCACATCTGATGCACTTTGTGCCGTCCCGCTGACAGATAAGATCAGCACACAAGCTGAATTCAAATTGTCTCCTCGACGTCTAACTGTGGAGGACGTTGCTCTTGTTTTGAAACTTCCAACTCGCTTTTGTCCAGAGAAATTGGGGAACACTGAAAGAGTTCCTATTGAAGAAAATGAGAAGAGAATTTTGAAGATCTCATGTGACTATGCAGTTGTATCTGTGGAAATCCAAAAAGACTCACTAGAAAATGCATGTATAAATGACTCTTGCAAGCCTGTGCACGAGGAATTTGCAGttacagacagtgacagtgaaGCTGCAAGCATGCAAACTTTAGATGTGGGCGAGCCACGTGCAGCACTACAAAAAATCAGTGAGTTACATAACATGGTCAGCAAGGCTTCAGAAGACGACAGTGaaaacacagacaatttgCCTAAAGATTTTTTTGAGATGACGGCGTTTTTTTGTTCACCTGGACAACTGGACCCTCCTTGCATTTTTACGAATGGAGAATATAAACTTGGCCCTGTCTTTTATTTTGGAGAAATCCGCAAAGCTTTGCTGTCCGAATGTTTTCGAGCATCGATCACTTTGCCAAGTGGGTTTTCACTATTCGACTCTGACGTTTGTTTGTGGCACAGTAAAACTAAAGAATACCAGATACCCAAGTGGAAGAAGGTACAGCTCTGTCGCTGCACAGATGCAAACAAACGCACCACTTTCTATCCGAAAGGACCACCAGTTACACTTTCCAATGACAACATGTCGTTCGCGACAAAGAAGCTTAGTGGGTTTTGGGCATGGACAAAGTGCCAGTCTCCACTCAGCTGCACAATTTCTTATGATTATGTGGCCTGTTTGTATGCCACACAGTGTCCAAAGAAAGGGACAGGATGGAAGTTCAGAGTATATGTATTACCAAAAGAACAGCTACAG ATTTTAGACAATTTGGAAACAGGTCGAATTCACGCTGGATACCGAGTAGACGGTCCTCGAGAAATAAGGAGAAATCTTCAACAGTTTCGTGTTTTGAGTAATGTCAGCAACGGATGGCGTGTTGCAAACGATATGATG GACATCGTGCCGGAGTACAGTGGAAGGCCTCGTAGTTGTTCTAAGGCACTTGAGTACAGAATCGATCGCATACCGGACACTCATGAAGAAACGTTTTCCGTATCGTTCAAATTGATGGGAACCGAGAACGACGTGGTAACCAGTTTGTATGTACAGCAGAGTTTCCCGAGAAAG GCATCGTCTTGTGGCATGGTAGAAGAAGTAAACGTATTTACAGAACTGGCAACATCAGCAACAAGAACATCTTCCAAAGAAGGAAATGTCGCCAGCAGTGTGGACCTAAAAACCCTCCGTTCTTTGGCAAATGTTTTGGGTTTTAGCGAGACAGAAATTGCTACCATTTCTGAGGTAGCAAGTGAGGCAAACAAAGGTGTAACGAAGTGGGCGAGCGAGCTAATTAAACGATGGAAAGATGCGGCTAGGGAAAGGGGGATTACAGGAGACTCTCGCAAGCAGCATCTTATCAATGCTTTATTGTCCGATGAAGTTTCCAGACAAGATCTTGCGGACATGTTGCTTTAA